One part of the Pirellulales bacterium genome encodes these proteins:
- a CDS encoding class I SAM-dependent methyltransferase yields the protein MGHSNQRIYLTTHLPRVEGPILEIGSHDYGSTAPFRGIYANNNYVGLDLQEGPNVDIVHDLTTGIGPLQPNFFSLAICCSVLEHVKRPWVMAEHITTLVRPGGHVYISVPWVWRYHAYPDDYFRFSHHGIRELFPSFEWQQQHYSLNVKNEFIKLTPETLNADEQLSILVPGPAGERKYLPYLMVEMLGIKLKD from the coding sequence ATGGGCCATTCGAATCAACGCATTTACCTGACCACGCATTTGCCGCGAGTGGAGGGACCGATCTTGGAGATTGGCTCGCATGACTATGGCAGCACGGCTCCGTTTCGCGGAATTTACGCCAACAATAACTATGTCGGCCTGGATTTACAGGAGGGACCCAATGTCGATATCGTCCATGACCTGACGACCGGCATCGGCCCTTTGCAGCCAAATTTCTTTTCCCTGGCGATTTGCTGTTCGGTGCTGGAGCATGTCAAACGTCCCTGGGTCATGGCCGAGCATATCACCACGCTGGTGCGGCCCGGCGGGCATGTTTATATCTCCGTTCCCTGGGTTTGGCGGTATCACGCCTATCCAGACGACTACTTTCGTTTTTCGCATCATGGAATCCGGGAATTGTTTCCCAGCTTTGAGTGGCAGCAACAACATTACTCCCTGAACGTAAAAAACGAATTTATCAAACTGACCCCGGAAACCCTGAACGCCGATGAGCAATTGTCAATCCTTGTCCCCGGACCGGCGGGTGAACGCAAGTATTTGCCGTATTTGATGGTCGAAATGCTGGGCATAAAGCTGAAGGACTGA
- a CDS encoding PIN domain-containing protein, whose translation MPNLALLVLRAVFVMVAIGLGAGLSGSDILLREPWWLPWATIGGIMLLAAGVIFLDNSIARKELQTVTAVYFGLIVGMFLTYVVRLAMTPLLAGVKADVVQWVELIVGMILCYFCISILLQTKDDFRFIIPYVEFARDVKGRKPFILDTSVIIDGRIADVVETRAFDNQLIIPSFVVAEIQGVADSADRMRRSRGRRGLDILNRLRNNKELDLQIHDRELKEYLDQPVDMKLVILAKHLNGKVVTNDYNLNKVANLNGVGVINLNDLANALKPVFLVGEAIEVRIVKPGEGHGQGIGYLDDGTMIVVEGGREHVNQSVRVTVTSMLQKSAGRMVFAKYDSQVPVLQG comes from the coding sequence ATGCCTAATCTTGCGTTATTGGTCCTCCGCGCGGTCTTTGTCATGGTGGCGATCGGCCTGGGGGCCGGACTAAGCGGATCCGACATCCTCTTGCGCGAACCGTGGTGGCTCCCTTGGGCGACCATTGGCGGGATTATGCTTTTGGCGGCGGGGGTGATCTTTTTGGATAATTCCATCGCCCGCAAGGAACTGCAAACCGTCACGGCGGTGTACTTTGGGCTGATCGTGGGGATGTTTCTGACCTATGTCGTGCGGCTGGCCATGACCCCCTTGCTGGCGGGGGTAAAGGCCGATGTGGTGCAATGGGTCGAACTGATCGTGGGGATGATTCTGTGTTATTTTTGCATTAGCATCCTCCTCCAGACCAAGGATGACTTTCGGTTTATCATTCCCTATGTGGAATTCGCCCGCGATGTCAAGGGACGCAAGCCCTTCATCCTGGACACCAGCGTGATTATCGATGGGCGGATCGCCGATGTCGTGGAGACCCGCGCGTTTGACAATCAACTGATCATTCCCAGCTTTGTCGTGGCCGAGATCCAGGGAGTGGCCGACAGCGCCGACCGCATGCGCCGCAGCCGTGGAAGGCGGGGGTTGGACATACTTAATCGACTGCGCAACAACAAAGAACTCGACCTGCAGATCCACGACCGCGAACTAAAAGAATACCTGGACCAGCCGGTCGATATGAAGCTGGTCATCCTGGCCAAGCACCTCAATGGCAAAGTCGTCACCAACGACTATAATTTGAACAAAGTGGCTAATTTAAACGGCGTCGGGGTGATTAACCTTAACGACCTAGCAAACGCCCTCAAACCGGTCTTTTTAGTCGGCGAGGCGATCGAAGTTCGCATTGTCAAACCGGGGGAAGGGCATGGGCAGGGAATCGGTTATTTGGACGACGGCACAATGATTGTGGTCGAAGGGGGCCGCGAGCATGTCAATCAATCCGTCCGGGTCACCGTGACCAGCATGCTCCAAAAAAGCGCCGGCCGCATGGTCTTTGCCAAATACGATAGCCAAGTTCCCGTGCTGCAGGGCTAA